AGCAGCGGGAGATACAGGTACTGTTCGACGGCGGCCGGTCCGGGGAACGAAGCCGGCCCCTGTACCGTCACCTTGTACAGATACAGGACGAGAAAGCCCGCAAACAGGAGCAACGACGCCACCATGAGCCGACGGTGGCGCTCGTAGTCGCCGCGACGGGAGGCCGCCACGCCGGCGACGATGGTCACGATAGCGAGCGTCGAGAGCACCGCGTTCACGTGTGGAATCGCGTCGAAGACGGCGTCGGGCGCGACCGGCAGCAGCGCTCGGGGAATCACGCCCAGCGCGGCCCCGAAGACGAGCGCGAGCGAGACGACGCT
This portion of the Halosegnis longus genome encodes:
- a CDS encoding DUF420 domain-containing protein is translated as MQSVVRGRVREWTALLSVVSLALVFGAALGVIPRALLPVAPDAVFDAIPHVNAVLSTLAIVTIVAGVAASRRGDYERHRRLMVASLLLFAGFLVLYLYKVTVQGPASFPGPAAVEQYLYLPLLAVHILLAVVCVPLLYYVFLLAATRPISAVFDTRHKQVARVAAALWVVSFVLGNVVYVLLYIVY